A part of Clostridium novyi genomic DNA contains:
- the iolG gene encoding inositol 2-dehydrogenase produces the protein MLKVGIIGAGRIGKVHTESITKYVPNAEVKAIADPFMNDATAEWAKSMGVKEVYKDYKEILNDPEIEAVLVCSSTNTHSEISIEALRAGKNVFCEKPVDHDLGRIKNVLEEVKKSGKKFQVGFNRRFDHNFKAIKDAVLAGKVGDPHIIRVTSRDPEAPPAEYVKVSGGIFLDMTIHDFDMVRFLSGSEVEEVYANGAVLVDPAIGEAGDIDTAIITLKFANGALGVIDNSRRAAYGYDQRAEVFGSKGAVATANDTLSTAVISTEEGISSEKPLYFFLERYMQSFAEEIRQFINAIVNDTEVPVNANDGLQPVLIGLAAKKSLEEGRPVKLSEFKF, from the coding sequence ATGTTAAAAGTAGGAATTATTGGTGCAGGAAGAATCGGAAAAGTTCACACAGAAAGTATAACTAAGTATGTTCCAAATGCTGAAGTTAAAGCAATAGCAGATCCATTTATGAATGATGCAACAGCTGAATGGGCAAAATCAATGGGAGTTAAAGAAGTATATAAAGATTATAAAGAAATATTAAATGATCCAGAAATTGAAGCAGTATTAGTTTGCTCTTCAACTAATACACATTCTGAAATTTCAATAGAAGCTTTAAGAGCTGGAAAAAATGTTTTCTGTGAAAAACCAGTTGACCATGATTTAGGAAGAATTAAAAATGTTTTGGAAGAAGTAAAAAAATCAGGTAAAAAATTTCAAGTAGGATTTAATAGAAGATTTGATCATAACTTCAAAGCTATAAAAGATGCAGTTTTAGCTGGTAAAGTTGGAGATCCACATATAATCAGAGTTACATCAAGAGATCCAGAAGCACCTCCAGCTGAATATGTAAAAGTTTCAGGTGGAATATTCCTAGATATGACAATTCATGATTTTGATATGGTTCGCTTTTTATCAGGAAGTGAAGTTGAAGAAGTATATGCTAATGGAGCAGTTTTAGTTGATCCTGCAATAGGAGAAGCTGGAGATATAGATACAGCAATTATCACATTAAAATTTGCAAATGGTGCACTAGGAGTAATTGATAACAGTAGACGTGCAGCTTATGGATATGACCAAAGAGCAGAGGTATTTGGTTCAAAAGGAGCAGTTGCTACAGCAAATGATACTTTATCAACAGCAGTAATAAGCACAGAAGAAGGAATATCTTCTGAAAAACCATTGTATTTCTTCTTAGAAAGATATATGCAATCATTTGCTGAAGAAATAAGACAATTTATTAATGCAATTGTAAATGATACCGAAGTACCGGTAAATGCCAATGATGGATTGCAACCAGTATTAATAGGACTTGCAGCTAAGAAATCATTAGAAGAAGGAAGACCAGTTAAACTTTCTGAATTCAAATTTTAA
- the iolE gene encoding myo-inosose-2 dehydratase — MFNKDKVKLGIAPIAWTNDDLPELGKENTFEQCISEMALAGFTGSEVGNKYPRDTKVLKKALELRGMEIASAWFSAFLTTKPLKETVDAFIEHRDFLHDMGAKVVVVAEQGHSIQGMMDKPVYDAKPYFTDEEWTKLAEGLNKLGQLAADKGMKVVYHHHMGTGVQTTSEIDKLMEMTDPNLVYLLFDTGHLVFSGEDAMAVLKKYVNRIKHVHLKDVRPEVVEKVKSEKLSFLQAVNAGAFTVPGDGCIDFEPLFKVLAENNYEGYLLVEAEQDPAKANPLEYAIKARKYIKEKAGL, encoded by the coding sequence ATGTTTAATAAAGATAAAGTTAAATTAGGAATAGCTCCAATCGCTTGGACAAATGATGATTTACCAGAACTAGGAAAAGAAAATACTTTTGAACAATGTATTAGTGAAATGGCTCTTGCTGGATTCACTGGATCAGAAGTAGGAAACAAATATCCAAGAGATACTAAAGTTTTAAAAAAAGCTTTAGAATTAAGAGGAATGGAAATTGCTAGTGCTTGGTTCAGTGCTTTCTTAACAACTAAGCCATTAAAAGAAACTGTAGATGCTTTCATCGAACACAGAGATTTCTTACATGATATGGGAGCAAAAGTTGTAGTTGTAGCAGAGCAAGGACATAGTATTCAAGGAATGATGGATAAACCAGTATATGATGCAAAACCATACTTTACTGATGAAGAATGGACAAAACTTGCAGAGGGTCTTAACAAATTAGGACAATTAGCTGCTGATAAAGGAATGAAAGTTGTATATCATCATCACATGGGAACAGGTGTACAAACTACATCTGAAATTGATAAATTAATGGAAATGACAGATCCAAATTTAGTTTACTTATTGTTTGATACTGGACATCTTGTATTCTCAGGTGAAGATGCAATGGCAGTATTAAAGAAGTATGTAAATAGAATTAAACACGTTCACTTAAAAGATGTAAGACCAGAAGTTGTTGAAAAAGTTAAATCAGAAAAATTAAGTTTTTTACAAGCTGTTAATGCTGGAGCATTTACTGTACCAGGAGATGGATGCATAGATTTTGAGCCATTATTTAAAGTATTAGCTGAAAATAATTATGAAGGATATCTTTTAGTTGAAGCGGAACAAGATCCTGCAAAAGCTAATCCTTTAGAATATGCTATAAAGGCTAGAAAATATATAAAAGAAAAAGCTGGACTATAA
- a CDS encoding Gfo/Idh/MocA family oxidoreductase, with the protein MKKVKFGIVGLGRLGRKHAENLAFRIPNAELLAVCSVVEEEVEEVKDTWGIKYGYTNFDEMLKNKELDAIFISSPSGFHCEQIEKALDAGFHVFSEKPLGLYLEEAKRVAKAVNEHKNQVFMVGFMRRYDDSYAYAKKKIEEGAIGKPVLIRCYGLDPAGSMEGFLKFAKSNYSGGLFLDMAVHDLDLARWYLESEADMVWAIGGAYEYPEFDEISDAETGAALVKFKNGTMGVFVAGRNCAHGYHIETEIIGTKGTLRVGTVPQKNLVTVFDETGARQECVQGFPERFDQAYLSETEEFVKCVLENRKPGVVVEDGVKSTALAYACKESFETGNLIKVED; encoded by the coding sequence ATGAAAAAAGTGAAATTTGGTATTGTAGGACTTGGGAGGCTTGGAAGAAAACATGCAGAAAATCTTGCCTTTAGAATTCCAAATGCAGAACTTTTAGCAGTTTGTAGTGTAGTTGAAGAAGAAGTTGAAGAAGTTAAAGATACATGGGGTATCAAGTATGGATATACTAATTTTGATGAAATGCTTAAAAATAAAGAATTAGATGCTATATTTATATCATCACCCTCAGGATTTCATTGTGAGCAAATCGAAAAAGCATTAGATGCTGGTTTTCATGTATTTAGTGAAAAACCACTAGGATTATACCTAGAAGAAGCTAAAAGAGTTGCAAAAGCAGTTAACGAACATAAGAATCAAGTATTTATGGTTGGCTTCATGAGAAGATATGATGATTCTTATGCATATGCTAAAAAGAAAATAGAAGAGGGTGCAATTGGGAAACCTGTTCTTATAAGATGTTATGGTTTAGATCCAGCAGGTTCTATGGAAGGATTCTTAAAATTTGCTAAAAGTAATTACAGTGGTGGATTATTCTTAGATATGGCTGTACATGATCTTGATTTAGCAAGATGGTATCTTGAATCAGAAGCTGATATGGTATGGGCTATAGGTGGTGCATATGAATATCCTGAATTTGATGAAATAAGTGATGCTGAAACAGGAGCTGCTTTAGTTAAGTTTAAGAATGGAACAATGGGAGTGTTTGTAGCAGGAAGAAATTGTGCTCATGGGTATCATATAGAAACTGAAATTATAGGAACAAAAGGAACATTAAGAGTAGGAACAGTTCCTCAAAAGAATCTAGTTACAGTATTTGATGAAACAGGAGCAAGACAAGAATGCGTTCAAGGTTTTCCAGAAAGATTTGATCAAGCATACTTAAGTGAAACTGAAGAATTTGTTAAGTGCGTTTTAGAAAATAGAAAACCAGGAGTAGTTGTTGAAGATGGTGTCAAGTCTACTGCACTTGCATATGCTTGCAAAGAATCATTTGAAACAGGGAATTTAATAAAAGTAGAAGACTAA
- a CDS encoding solute:sodium symporter family transporter: protein MSIWTVASFIGFTVLVAVISWYKTKDDNLDTQDGYFLGGRSLTGIVIGGSLMLTNLSTEQMVGLNGNSYLTNMGPMAWEATSTVALVILALVFLPKYLKSGITTIPDFLEERYDKKTKQIISVLFLIGYVVTYLPTVLYSGAIVLNEIFGIQRLLAVSQFKAVAITATAIGIIGAIYAIFGGLKAVAVSDTVNGVGLLIGGLSIPVFALIVLGHGSFSAGIHTLVTVHPEKLNAINPANSQKPLVPWPVLFTGLLFNNLFYWCTNQSIVQRCFGGKNLKEAQKGALFAGFLKLLGPFFLVLPGIIAFHLYGNTLEKGDLAYPKLVLDVLPTPLLGFFAAVLFGAILSSFNSALNSAVTLYTLDIHRPVFNPKATDAELVQIGKKFGTVLAVLSISIAPFIIYAPSGLYGYLQECFGFYNVPILAAVIVGFFSKKVPAIAPKIALISHVVLYTISKFVASDIHFLYVLGVLFPVNVMIMLVVGKMQPRKTDYVQKYTKQVDITPWKYAKTVSFVSICIMLLVYALFSKIGIGA from the coding sequence GTGAGTATTTGGACAGTTGCATCTTTTATAGGATTTACAGTATTAGTTGCAGTTATATCATGGTACAAGACAAAAGATGATAATTTGGATACACAAGACGGATATTTCTTGGGCGGTAGGAGTTTAACTGGTATAGTTATTGGTGGATCGCTTATGCTTACAAATTTATCAACAGAGCAGATGGTGGGTTTAAATGGTAATAGTTATTTAACTAATATGGGGCCTATGGCCTGGGAAGCAACATCAACAGTAGCATTAGTTATATTGGCATTGGTGTTTTTACCTAAATATTTAAAAAGTGGTATAACAACTATACCGGATTTTTTAGAAGAACGCTATGATAAAAAAACAAAGCAAATTATTTCGGTATTATTTTTAATAGGATATGTAGTAACTTATTTACCAACAGTTTTATATTCTGGAGCTATAGTATTAAATGAAATTTTTGGAATACAAAGATTGCTTGCAGTAAGTCAATTTAAAGCAGTTGCTATAACGGCTACAGCTATAGGAATTATTGGAGCAATTTATGCTATCTTTGGTGGTCTTAAGGCTGTTGCAGTTTCAGATACAGTTAATGGTGTTGGACTTTTAATAGGAGGTCTTTCAATTCCTGTATTTGCATTGATAGTATTAGGACATGGAAGTTTTTCAGCAGGGATTCACACATTAGTAACTGTACATCCAGAAAAATTAAATGCAATAAATCCAGCCAATTCACAAAAACCACTTGTACCTTGGCCAGTACTATTTACTGGATTATTATTTAATAATTTATTTTATTGGTGTACAAATCAATCAATAGTTCAAAGATGTTTTGGAGGTAAAAATTTAAAAGAAGCACAAAAGGGAGCATTATTTGCAGGATTTTTAAAACTTTTAGGACCTTTCTTTTTAGTATTACCAGGAATTATAGCATTTCATCTATATGGCAATACATTGGAAAAGGGAGATTTAGCGTATCCAAAGCTAGTTCTTGATGTATTACCAACACCATTATTAGGATTCTTTGCAGCGGTATTATTTGGAGCTATATTAAGTTCATTTAATAGTGCATTAAATAGTGCGGTAACATTATATACATTAGATATTCATAGACCAGTATTTAATCCAAAAGCTACTGATGCGGAACTTGTTCAAATTGGTAAAAAATTTGGTACTGTACTTGCAGTATTATCAATATCTATAGCACCATTTATTATATATGCACCATCAGGATTATATGGATATTTACAAGAATGTTTTGGATTCTATAATGTTCCAATATTAGCAGCAGTTATTGTAGGATTCTTTAGTAAGAAAGTTCCAGCTATTGCACCTAAGATTGCTCTTATATCACATGTAGTATTATATACAATATCTAAATTTGTTGCATCTGATATACATTTCTTATATGTATTAGGAGTACTATTCCCTGTAAACGTTATGATAATGTTAGTAGTTGGTAAGATGCAACCAAGAAAAACTGATTATGTACAAAAATACACTAAACAAGTTGATATTACTCCTTGGA